A window from Psychrobium sp. MM17-31 encodes these proteins:
- a CDS encoding imelysin family protein, with the protein MNLKEVSKISLAVVLGLGLAACSGDDGKDGTNGTNGVDGKDGTNGHTTFVARDDVIKTNANIAYASYSDSLITAVALKESIDMLVANPTAENFTAAKQAWLDAREPYGQTEVYRFREGPIDFENEDGTTGPEGAINAWPLGEALIDYISTSPAVNGNAFQEDETKAISSNIIADATNYPNIDKATVTGLFETNEDERNVTTGYHAIEFLLWGQDLNLPTNPNQAVRDATAGQRPLTDFNVSGGCTSGVGNAMADSVCERRGKYLQVAADILIDDLTTVVDAWEPVAGAHYKKFVAGGDASLALILEGMGRLSYGELAGERINVALINNSQEDEHSCFSDNTHRDIYLNAKGVQNSFNASYTRVNGEEITGASIYDLLITEGNPELANKLRASLEATMAAAAVIDTKAKTGMPFDLLIQEGIDQENVIAVIKALVAQTDDIEEAIKALNVTTNDLRQDTEEKI; encoded by the coding sequence AAAATCAGCTTAGCAGTTGTTTTAGGCCTTGGCTTAGCAGCTTGTAGCGGTGATGACGGTAAAGATGGTACCAATGGTACAAACGGTGTTGATGGTAAAGACGGTACTAATGGTCACACAACATTCGTAGCACGTGACGACGTAATCAAAACCAATGCAAACATCGCATACGCTTCTTACTCAGATTCATTAATTACTGCGGTAGCATTAAAAGAATCAATCGACATGCTAGTTGCAAACCCAACTGCAGAGAACTTCACTGCAGCTAAGCAAGCGTGGTTAGATGCTCGCGAACCTTACGGCCAAACTGAAGTTTACCGCTTCCGTGAAGGTCCAATCGACTTTGAAAACGAAGACGGTACTACAGGTCCTGAAGGCGCAATCAACGCATGGCCACTAGGTGAAGCACTTATCGATTACATCTCTACGTCACCAGCAGTTAACGGTAACGCATTCCAAGAAGATGAAACAAAAGCAATCAGCAGCAACATCATTGCTGACGCGACAAACTACCCTAACATCGATAAAGCTACAGTAACTGGTTTATTCGAGACTAACGAAGACGAGCGTAACGTAACTACTGGTTACCACGCCATCGAATTCCTACTTTGGGGTCAAGACTTGAACCTTCCAACGAACCCAAACCAAGCAGTACGTGACGCAACTGCTGGTCAACGTCCATTAACAGACTTCAACGTTTCTGGCGGTTGTACTTCAGGTGTTGGCAACGCTATGGCAGACAGTGTTTGTGAGCGTCGTGGTAAATACCTACAAGTTGCTGCTGACATTCTAATTGACGATTTAACAACTGTTGTTGACGCGTGGGAACCAGTTGCTGGCGCGCACTACAAAAAATTCGTTGCTGGCGGTGACGCTTCTCTAGCATTAATTTTAGAAGGCATGGGTCGTCTAAGCTACGGTGAGTTAGCGGGTGAGCGTATTAACGTTGCACTAATCAACAACTCACAAGAAGACGAGCACTCTTGTTTCTCTGATAACACACACCGTGATATCTACCTAAACGCTAAAGGTGTTCAAAACTCTTTCAACGCTTCTTACACTCGTGTAAACGGCGAAGAAATCACAGGTGCGTCTATCTACGATTTACTAATCACTGAAGGCAACCCAGAGCTAGCAAACAAACTACGCGCTTCTCTTGAAGCGACAATGGCGGCAGCAGCAGTTATCGATACTAAAGCGAAAACAGGTATGCCATTCGATCTTCTAATCCAAGAAGGCATCGACCAAGAAAACGTTATTGCGGTAATCAAAGCCTTAGTTGCTCAAACAGATGACATCGAAGAAGCGATTAAAGCACTTAACGTAACAACTAATGACCTACGTCAAGATACTGAAGAGAAAATCTAG
- a CDS encoding di-heme oxidoredictase family protein has translation MNKLSIITASITLALTLSACGGGGSSSSPTPTPTPTPTPTPTPVPTVDHSGLTPLTSEAPVAGEHLTGGQITTTVHTHDAFSQRPTPVKQDFQADGFFTSGDHLFRTPHEGRGPVINAGSCQGCHINDGKGVVPASPDEPMKSMFLKISDAQGNPDPIYGDQLQTFALQEENNDDGALILSKHAGSINGDKLYGEAYAFVEYETITGQYADGTSYELRKPTYKVKDLSYGDFNDTVAFSARVSPAVFGSGLLEGIPDANLLALADPEDTNNDGISGRAHMVTNVMTGEKEVGKFAYKAQNPHVLQQASGAYRGDIGVTNSLFIGEPCTDKQIACVSAAEQEKAQGDEPDIGNRQLAFVEFYNKVLGVPVRRGFDSSNETWDENIVAGRKLFFDTGCVDCHTPRHVTGEVVDSRLGGIALTELTAEPNKVDYLSEQTFYPYTDLLLHDMGGSCKVTRELEDGSACTTGEACYYVQRCDGLADGMPMGEASGSEWKTPALWGTGLVQTVNEKATFLHDGRARNHAEAILWHGGEGEAAKNKFIQLSKAERDQLLAFLGSL, from the coding sequence ATGAACAAACTGAGTATTATCACAGCCTCAATCACATTAGCCTTAACACTGTCTGCCTGTGGTGGCGGTGGTAGCTCATCTAGTCCGACACCTACTCCAACACCAACGCCTACGCCGACTCCTACACCAGTTCCAACAGTGGATCACAGCGGCTTAACACCGCTAACGAGCGAGGCACCAGTGGCAGGCGAACATCTTACTGGTGGGCAAATTACGACCACAGTACACACTCACGATGCCTTTAGTCAGCGACCAACGCCAGTTAAACAAGACTTCCAAGCGGACGGTTTCTTTACCTCAGGCGATCACTTATTTAGAACACCTCACGAAGGTCGTGGTCCTGTTATCAATGCCGGCAGCTGTCAAGGTTGTCACATCAACGACGGTAAAGGCGTAGTGCCAGCATCACCTGATGAACCAATGAAAAGCATGTTCCTCAAAATCAGTGATGCACAAGGTAATCCTGATCCAATTTACGGCGACCAGCTGCAAACCTTCGCGCTACAAGAAGAAAATAATGACGATGGCGCCTTAATCTTATCAAAGCACGCTGGCTCAATTAATGGCGACAAGCTCTACGGCGAAGCTTATGCCTTTGTTGAATATGAAACTATTACAGGTCAATACGCCGACGGCACCAGCTATGAATTGCGCAAACCAACTTACAAAGTAAAAGACTTAAGCTACGGTGATTTTAATGACACAGTGGCTTTCTCGGCTCGTGTTTCTCCTGCGGTATTTGGCTCAGGTCTTTTAGAAGGCATTCCAGACGCCAACTTACTGGCACTTGCCGATCCAGAAGATACTAACAACGACGGCATCTCTGGCCGCGCTCATATGGTCACCAACGTGATGACGGGTGAAAAAGAAGTCGGTAAATTTGCCTACAAAGCGCAAAACCCACACGTCTTACAACAAGCGTCTGGCGCCTATCGCGGTGATATCGGTGTCACCAACTCACTATTTATCGGCGAACCTTGTACCGACAAGCAAATCGCTTGTGTTAGCGCAGCAGAGCAAGAAAAGGCGCAAGGCGATGAGCCAGATATCGGTAATCGTCAACTTGCCTTTGTTGAATTCTACAACAAAGTGCTGGGTGTTCCGGTACGTCGTGGCTTTGACTCAAGCAACGAAACTTGGGACGAAAATATCGTCGCAGGCCGCAAACTATTCTTCGATACAGGCTGTGTCGATTGTCACACACCGCGTCACGTAACAGGTGAAGTTGTTGATAGTCGTTTAGGCGGTATTGCCCTCACGGAATTAACCGCAGAGCCAAATAAAGTCGACTACTTATCTGAGCAAACATTCTATCCATACACTGACTTGTTGCTTCACGACATGGGCGGCAGCTGTAAAGTCACTCGCGAACTTGAAGACGGCAGTGCTTGTACCACTGGCGAAGCATGTTACTACGTGCAGCGTTGTGACGGCCTAGCCGATGGCATGCCAATGGGCGAAGCCTCTGGTAGCGAATGGAAAACACCAGCGTTATGGGGCACAGGTCTGGTACAAACCGTTAACGAAAAAGCCACTTTCTTACACGATGGCCGCGCCCGCAATCATGCCGAAGCAATTTTATGGCACGGCGGTGAAGGCGAAGCAGCTAAAAACAAATTTATCCAATTATCTAAAGCCGAGCGCGATCAACTGTTAGCGTTCTTAGGATCGCTGTAA
- a CDS encoding di-heme oxidoredictase family protein, with amino-acid sequence MNKKALMLTAVLVGAVAITALEYQRSKVPAFDNSELLPGGEMTVKRLSHNTFIGIGRNVDRMKELEFWSGFSFFRDPWVVAPASTTGRDGVGPLFNTRSCITCHHDGGRGPMSPVGLHKPSSLLIRIGSTIDGVNAVDPNYGGQIQPRSITLLNKSVTEQPQGEAMLDLQYQTINGQYADGSTYELIKPSYALSHFSHGPLARDLGLSPRYAPSIYGMGLLDAISNSDLLAQEDIDDKNNDGISARYNRVKDRISGEDKAIGRFGFKALHPTLDQQVAAAFVGDIGITNPIFPDENCTEVQVGCQQVAKIGHPDELEAPERVMRRVNAFSAYIGVQPARNLTSKSAQQGRKLFYQAGCNGCHTPSYTTDENYPLKELAGQKIWPYTDLALHDMGEGLSDGITEVDANGREWRTPPLWGIGMQKELSATARFLHDGRARSIEEAILWHGGEAAASQQQFIQMTKAQRDSLLTFVKSI; translated from the coding sequence ATGAACAAAAAGGCATTAATGCTCACTGCTGTATTAGTTGGTGCTGTCGCCATTACTGCGTTGGAATACCAGCGCAGTAAGGTACCAGCCTTTGACAACAGTGAGTTACTGCCCGGCGGTGAAATGACCGTCAAACGACTCTCTCACAACACTTTCATCGGAATAGGCCGCAATGTCGATCGCATGAAAGAGTTAGAGTTTTGGAGCGGTTTTTCCTTCTTTCGCGATCCTTGGGTTGTGGCCCCTGCCAGTACCACAGGTCGTGATGGCGTAGGCCCTCTCTTTAACACCCGCTCTTGCATTACCTGTCATCACGATGGTGGCCGCGGCCCTATGTCACCTGTTGGCTTACACAAACCATCATCGCTCTTGATCCGCATTGGCAGCACCATCGATGGTGTTAATGCCGTCGATCCTAACTACGGCGGTCAAATTCAGCCGCGCTCTATCACCTTGCTCAACAAATCAGTGACCGAGCAGCCACAAGGCGAAGCAATGCTGGATTTACAATATCAGACCATTAACGGCCAATACGCCGACGGTTCGACATACGAGCTTATTAAACCAAGTTACGCCCTAAGCCACTTTAGTCATGGTCCACTTGCTAGAGATCTTGGTTTATCGCCGCGCTATGCGCCAAGCATTTACGGCATGGGACTACTCGATGCCATTAGCAATAGTGACTTACTCGCCCAAGAAGACATCGATGATAAAAACAATGACGGCATTTCCGCACGCTACAACCGCGTAAAAGATCGTATTTCAGGCGAAGACAAAGCCATCGGTCGTTTTGGTTTTAAAGCACTGCACCCAACGCTTGATCAACAAGTGGCTGCCGCCTTTGTCGGTGATATCGGCATTACCAATCCAATCTTCCCTGATGAAAACTGCACCGAAGTACAAGTGGGCTGTCAGCAAGTCGCAAAAATAGGCCATCCCGATGAACTCGAAGCTCCAGAGCGCGTCATGCGCCGCGTTAATGCTTTTAGCGCCTACATTGGAGTACAACCAGCACGCAATCTAACATCTAAAAGTGCCCAGCAAGGGCGCAAGCTGTTTTATCAAGCTGGCTGTAATGGCTGTCACACGCCAAGTTACACCACCGACGAGAACTACCCGCTTAAAGAGCTAGCAGGTCAAAAAATCTGGCCTTATACCGATCTAGCACTGCACGACATGGGAGAAGGTTTAAGCGATGGCATCACCGAAGTTGACGCCAACGGCCGCGAGTGGCGCACACCACCACTGTGGGGTATCGGCATGCAAAAAGAATTATCGGCAACGGCGCGTTTTCTTCACGACGGCCGCGCTCGTTCAATCGAAGAAGCCATCTTATGGCACGGCGGTGAAGCAGCGGCTTCCCAACAACAATTTATTCAAATGACAAAAGCACAGCGTGATTCGCTGCTGACTTTTGTGAAATCAATTTAG
- a CDS encoding imelysin family protein: MKKLSIISTSVALALTLAACGGGGGSNSTPTPTPTPTPTPTPTPTPTPTPTGTITDQYASYLKDLTENHILPGYAAFKTESDEFATAATDFCALTNATDTDLDTVRSAWLDSNLSWQNVQWVKVGPVVDNFTSFRIQNWPDGNNAVERGVAELLALSEAVTADLVSKKQTGAQGIPAAEMLLYPEDNNDNLLSASNKDKRCEVLVAVSQNIANMATEVHTQWAPTGGNYIKKVQDGTDEFTGQKDAVEELVTNWLEQVERVKDEKILKPVGSAAPGLPNITEHALSDKSLNSIKVNLETFEAIYTAGQGHGFDDILKDFLDAQATATSMQEKIDAAQAAISSLEGSYKDALNDDAKRAILENTIAKIRDVRDTLTAEFVQKLDLSIGFNSNDGD, encoded by the coding sequence ATGAAAAAATTAAGCATTATTAGCACCTCAGTCGCCCTAGCCCTGACTCTAGCTGCTTGTGGCGGCGGTGGTGGTTCTAACAGCACACCGACGCCGACTCCAACACCTACCCCAACGCCGACGCCGACACCAACTCCTACGCCGACACCGACGGGAACTATTACTGACCAATACGCCAGCTACCTAAAGGATCTAACGGAAAATCACATTTTACCGGGCTACGCCGCTTTTAAAACAGAAAGTGATGAGTTCGCCACTGCGGCAACCGATTTTTGTGCGCTAACCAATGCAACAGATACAGACCTTGATACAGTGCGCAGCGCGTGGCTTGACAGCAACTTGAGTTGGCAAAACGTGCAATGGGTCAAGGTGGGACCTGTTGTCGACAACTTCACTTCGTTTCGTATTCAAAACTGGCCTGATGGCAATAACGCCGTAGAACGCGGCGTCGCCGAATTGCTGGCTTTATCAGAAGCAGTAACCGCCGATTTAGTTTCGAAAAAACAAACAGGTGCCCAAGGTATTCCAGCGGCCGAAATGCTGCTTTACCCAGAAGATAACAACGACAACCTACTCAGCGCCAGCAACAAAGACAAGCGTTGTGAAGTACTTGTCGCGGTGAGTCAAAACATCGCCAACATGGCGACAGAAGTACACACCCAATGGGCACCAACTGGCGGTAACTACATCAAGAAAGTGCAAGATGGTACCGACGAGTTCACAGGTCAAAAAGACGCAGTAGAAGAGTTAGTCACCAACTGGTTAGAACAAGTTGAACGCGTAAAAGACGAAAAAATCTTAAAACCAGTAGGCAGTGCCGCACCGGGTCTACCGAACATTACCGAGCACGCACTAAGCGACAAGTCGCTTAACAGCATTAAAGTTAACTTAGAAACCTTCGAAGCCATTTACACAGCTGGTCAAGGCCACGGATTCGACGACATCTTAAAAGACTTCTTAGATGCTCAAGCCACAGCGACGTCAATGCAAGAAAAAATCGATGCTGCACAGGCCGCAATCAGCAGCTTAGAAGGCTCTTACAAAGACGCCCTTAACGATGATGCTAAGCGCGCAATTCTAGAAAACACCATCGCGAAAATTCGTGACGTACGCGATACGCTAACGGCTGAATTCGTTCAAAAACTCGATTTAAGCATCGGTTTTAACTCAAACGACGGTGACTAA
- a CDS encoding DUF1513 domain-containing protein codes for MLNRRQFLLGVGGAAALASLPLVINRQSQQWLVSAFDQNKQHFAGAFDLAGKLISAVPLPARGHGSAAHPTKAGHAIMFARRPGTFLMEVDFATGQITQRIDSGSDHHFFGHGVFSRDGKQLFSVENNFAAGHGEIVVRDSDNYQVLERYHCGGVGPHECRLMPDGNTLVIANGGIKTHPEWPRKKLNLDTMSPALTYMDLKSGNIIDQYRLAIHQLSIRHLDVSDSGKVFAGLQYQGPKSDDVPLAISHHGQDSLQFLQADDVVWRSLNHYTASVCVDSSAQQVAISCPRGDVITLWDLNNDQYIRSIKMRDVAGLGLANSQVVATNGKGQVLNLNQAKQQFLKFNDIRWDNHLTTIQS; via the coding sequence ATGCTTAACCGTCGTCAGTTTCTACTCGGCGTTGGCGGCGCAGCTGCGCTAGCCAGCCTGCCACTTGTTATTAATCGCCAGTCACAACAATGGCTGGTGAGCGCCTTTGATCAAAACAAGCAACATTTTGCTGGTGCCTTTGATTTAGCTGGCAAGCTCATTAGCGCCGTGCCATTGCCCGCCCGTGGTCACGGTAGTGCCGCGCATCCAACAAAAGCAGGACACGCCATCATGTTTGCACGCCGTCCCGGCACCTTCTTGATGGAAGTCGATTTTGCGACTGGGCAAATTACTCAGCGCATCGACTCAGGCAGCGATCACCACTTCTTCGGTCACGGCGTGTTTAGCCGCGATGGTAAACAGCTATTTTCAGTAGAAAATAACTTTGCTGCGGGTCATGGCGAAATAGTCGTGCGCGATAGCGATAATTATCAAGTGCTTGAGCGCTATCACTGCGGCGGCGTCGGCCCTCACGAATGTCGACTAATGCCCGATGGCAACACCTTAGTCATTGCCAACGGCGGCATTAAAACGCATCCCGAATGGCCGCGAAAAAAGCTCAATCTCGATACTATGTCGCCTGCCCTCACCTACATGGATTTAAAAAGTGGCAACATCATCGACCAATATCGCTTAGCCATCCACCAGCTCAGTATTCGCCATCTAGATGTTAGCGATTCAGGCAAGGTTTTCGCAGGACTGCAATATCAAGGGCCGAAATCTGACGATGTGCCGCTAGCCATTAGTCATCACGGCCAAGACAGCTTGCAGTTTTTACAAGCAGATGACGTGGTATGGCGCTCCCTCAATCACTACACCGCCAGCGTGTGTGTCGACAGCAGCGCTCAACAAGTGGCCATTAGCTGCCCGCGCGGCGATGTGATTACCCTGTGGGATCTAAACAACGATCAGTACATTCGCAGCATCAAAATGCGCGATGTCGCTGGCCTTGGCCTCGCCAATAGCCAAGTGGTTGCCACCAACGGTAAAGGTCAGGTCCTCAACCTGAATCAAGCCAAGCAGCAATTTCTCAAATTTAACGATATTCGTTGGGACAACCACCTAACGACTATTCAATCCTAA